In a genomic window of Amycolatopsis japonica:
- a CDS encoding DUF4142 domain-containing protein, whose protein sequence is MTSASDLPRPVRPLLVLLIAAAVSLFGPVGDAHAQELSAADKNLIVNVKLAGLWEMPAGMWAQERGKSKRTREVGRTLMIDHGRLDTATHAIADRFGIALPAEPSDQQSAWLGEMKAARDDTEFDRIFANRLRYAHGVLFPIIAQVRAGTRNDVVRDYATTANQAVLRHMTLLESTGVVDQSLMPEAPVPQSNSANAAMDVGFGDFALGLLLAVAIGGGLFLAVRALRSKNTRTRNRAAVPEPDPVPSAPGEINV, encoded by the coding sequence ATGACCTCGGCATCTGATCTCCCCAGACCCGTCCGCCCGCTGCTCGTCCTGCTGATCGCGGCCGCGGTGAGCCTTTTCGGACCCGTCGGCGACGCGCACGCCCAAGAACTCTCCGCGGCGGACAAGAACCTGATCGTCAACGTCAAACTGGCCGGGCTGTGGGAAATGCCCGCCGGGATGTGGGCGCAGGAACGCGGGAAGAGCAAGCGCACCCGCGAAGTCGGCCGGACGTTGATGATCGACCACGGCAGGCTCGACACCGCGACGCACGCCATCGCCGACCGGTTCGGCATCGCCCTGCCGGCCGAGCCGTCGGATCAGCAGTCCGCGTGGCTCGGCGAGATGAAGGCCGCCCGCGACGACACCGAGTTCGACCGGATCTTCGCCAACCGGCTCCGGTACGCGCACGGGGTGCTGTTCCCCATCATCGCGCAGGTCAGGGCCGGTACCCGCAACGACGTCGTCCGTGATTACGCCACCACGGCCAATCAGGCGGTGCTGCGGCATATGACGCTGCTGGAGAGCACCGGTGTCGTCGACCAGTCGCTGATGCCGGAGGCCCCGGTGCCGCAGTCGAATTCGGCCAACGCCGCGATGGACGTCGGTTTCGGCGACTTCGCGCTCGGCCTCCTGCTCGCGGTGGCCATCGGCGGTGGACTGTTCCTCGCCGTGCGGGCCCTGCGCAGCAAGAACACCCGGACCCGCAACCGCGCGGCCGTCCCCGAACCGGATCCGGTTCCCAGTGCCCCAGGAGAGATCAATGTATGA
- a CDS encoding ferric reductase-like transmembrane domain-containing protein gives MYDQWSEVVIVLTQKSDTDPGIKGMAQTSARISYGFMCLTLCWGVFTATGWIKSLTGRKALRNSHMVLGILTLSFGVVHAMSFLFLPDGFTLAQISIPLLPGTLARHELGVVGLEVMIAVALTGGISRFSSYRRFLWIHRLAYPAVGITALHSFFGAMANGHLGLLWFGGITLLVPVVLLTALRFTPTRYLERLGLVEELV, from the coding sequence ATGTATGACCAGTGGTCCGAGGTGGTGATCGTGCTGACCCAGAAATCGGACACCGACCCCGGCATCAAGGGCATGGCGCAGACCTCCGCCCGGATCTCGTACGGCTTCATGTGCCTCACCCTGTGCTGGGGCGTGTTCACCGCGACCGGCTGGATCAAGTCGCTGACCGGGCGGAAGGCGTTGCGCAACTCGCATATGGTGCTCGGCATCCTGACGCTGTCGTTCGGCGTCGTGCACGCGATGTCGTTCCTGTTCCTGCCCGACGGTTTCACCCTGGCGCAGATCTCGATCCCGCTCCTGCCCGGCACCTTGGCGCGGCACGAACTCGGCGTCGTCGGGCTCGAGGTCATGATCGCCGTCGCGCTGACCGGCGGGATCAGCCGGTTCAGTTCCTATCGGCGTTTCCTGTGGATCCACCGCCTCGCCTATCCGGCGGTCGGGATCACCGCGCTGCATTCGTTCTTCGGCGCCATGGCCAACGGACATCTCGGCCTGCTGTGGTTCGGCGGGATCACCCTGCTGGTCCCCGTGGTGCTGCTGACCGCGCTGCGGTTCACGCCGACCCGGTACCTGGAACGCCTTGGCCTGGTCGAAGAGCTGGTCTGA
- a CDS encoding ferredoxin, whose amino-acid sequence MIFGSIRRGTRVSVDNERCEIFGFCEMEAPSTFKIGPDGKLRIRRMVDRDGLDQAISAARLCPKQAIRVKGEGAYDDE is encoded by the coding sequence ATGATCTTCGGAAGCATACGGCGTGGCACCCGCGTCAGCGTCGACAACGAGCGGTGCGAGATCTTCGGCTTCTGCGAGATGGAGGCGCCGTCCACCTTCAAGATCGGGCCGGACGGCAAGCTCCGCATCCGCCGGATGGTCGACCGGGACGGGCTGGACCAGGCCATCTCCGCCGCGCGGCTCTGCCCGAAACAGGCCATCAGAGTCAAGGGAGAAGGAGCGTACGACGATGAGTGA
- a CDS encoding NAD(P)/FAD-dependent oxidoreductase: MSDGDRIVIVGAGVAGLRSAERLRELGFDGEIVLVGDEPRKPYHRPMVSKELVTGGVKPVAASLEPYLDLDVHWRLGTRATWLDSKERTVHLPGGESLWYDGLIIATGVYPRHLPGSPRHDPRVRVLRTVEDSLAVRRALGNSNKSVVVIGSGLIGNEFAASMRYMGRDVTLIGHAKAPLHRFGERIASALTKEHQHHRAKLAMNTEVRNWISTKETVGLHLTNNQFLVASCVVLSIGSVPAVDWLRGSELTIDDGVLCEATLFATGAEDVVVAGDVAKWPNLRIDETPRRVEHWMNGVESGRAAAESLMLGRGNARPYTPLPRAWSSLYDARLQTVGMPSLGKDTIELSDGVTGFVRDGRLIGAAGWDRPKAMIHWTAELDRRLPVPEPVFPAPAPSPADTPIGEDILAPFERDFLSETPTEAVPAPERMPWARVPAG, translated from the coding sequence ATGAGTGACGGAGATCGGATCGTCATCGTCGGCGCGGGCGTCGCCGGGCTCCGCTCCGCGGAACGGTTGCGGGAGCTCGGTTTCGACGGCGAGATCGTGCTGGTCGGCGACGAGCCGCGGAAGCCGTACCACCGGCCGATGGTGTCGAAGGAGCTCGTCACCGGCGGGGTGAAACCGGTGGCCGCGAGCCTGGAGCCGTACCTGGACCTGGACGTCCACTGGCGGCTCGGCACCCGCGCGACCTGGCTGGACAGCAAGGAGCGCACGGTGCACCTGCCGGGCGGGGAATCCCTGTGGTACGACGGGTTGATCATCGCGACCGGCGTCTATCCCCGGCATCTCCCCGGCTCCCCGCGCCACGACCCCCGGGTCCGGGTGCTGCGCACCGTGGAGGATTCACTGGCCGTCCGGCGGGCTTTGGGCAACAGCAACAAATCCGTCGTGGTGATCGGCAGCGGCCTGATCGGGAACGAGTTCGCCGCGTCGATGCGGTACATGGGCCGGGACGTCACGCTCATCGGCCACGCGAAGGCGCCTTTGCACCGCTTCGGGGAGCGGATCGCGTCGGCGCTCACCAAGGAGCATCAGCACCATCGCGCGAAGCTGGCGATGAACACCGAGGTGCGGAACTGGATCAGCACCAAGGAGACGGTCGGCCTGCACCTGACCAACAACCAGTTCCTGGTCGCCAGCTGCGTGGTGCTTTCGATCGGCAGCGTGCCGGCCGTCGACTGGCTGCGCGGCTCGGAGCTGACCATCGACGACGGCGTGCTCTGCGAAGCGACCCTGTTCGCCACCGGGGCGGAGGACGTCGTGGTCGCCGGTGACGTCGCGAAATGGCCGAACCTGCGGATCGACGAGACCCCCCGACGGGTCGAGCATTGGATGAACGGCGTCGAATCCGGGCGCGCGGCGGCGGAAAGCCTGATGCTGGGCCGCGGCAACGCGCGGCCGTACACGCCGCTCCCCCGCGCCTGGTCGTCCCTCTACGACGCGCGGTTGCAGACCGTCGGGATGCCGTCGCTGGGCAAGGACACGATCGAACTTTCCGACGGCGTCACCGGTTTCGTCCGCGACGGCAGGCTGATCGGCGCGGCGGGCTGGGACCGGCCGAAGGCGATGATCCACTGGACCGCCGAACTCGACCGGCGGCTGCCGGTGCCCGAGCCGGTGTTCCCCGCGCCCGCTCCTTCGCCGGCGGACACGCCGATCGGGGAGGACATCCTCGCCCCGTTCGAGCGGGACTTCCTGTCCGAGACCCCGACCGAGGCCGTTCCGGCGCCGGAAAGGATGCCCTGGGCTCGCGTTCCCGCCGGGTGA
- a CDS encoding winged helix-turn-helix transcriptional regulator → MVKRTTFDEASCPVARSVDTIGDWWSLLIVRDAFDGVRRFGEFQRSLGVAKNILSARLRALVGHGVLEVVPASDGSTYSEYVLTPKGRDLFPVIVALRQWGEAHFFADGEARSELVDREGGLPLQGLEIRAADGRLVGPDDTVVVKPPSS, encoded by the coding sequence ATGGTCAAGCGGACGACGTTCGACGAAGCCTCCTGCCCGGTGGCGCGCTCGGTCGACACGATCGGCGACTGGTGGTCGCTCCTGATCGTGCGTGACGCCTTCGACGGTGTGCGCCGCTTCGGGGAGTTCCAGCGCAGCCTGGGCGTCGCGAAGAACATCCTGTCCGCGCGGCTACGGGCGCTCGTCGGGCACGGGGTGCTCGAAGTGGTCCCGGCTTCGGACGGGAGCACGTACAGCGAGTACGTCCTGACGCCGAAGGGACGGGACCTGTTCCCGGTGATCGTCGCGCTGCGGCAATGGGGCGAGGCGCATTTCTTCGCCGATGGGGAGGCGCGGTCGGAACTGGTGGATCGCGAGGGCGGGCTTCCGTTGCAGGGCCTGGAGATCCGGGCCGCGGACGGGCGCCTGGTCGGCCCGGACGACACGGTGGTGGTGAAGCCGCCGTCCTCGTAG
- a CDS encoding MFS transporter, with protein MHRGVVLLFAVAAGTAVATIYFAQPLLVTMGTELGIASSTVGGIVTLTQLGYGLGLFLLVPLGDLLDRRRLVAGLLTLLAIAELITATAVNGLTLFAGMAAIGVLAVVTQLLVAFAASLAAPAERGRVVGLVTTGVVLGILLARTVSGTLADLAGWRAVYVVSAGVTVVIAIVLYRILPATAPGKTMGYGRLLRSTLSLFAEEPVFRTRGTLALLIFAAFGTLWSSVALPLSEDGLSHTAIGAFGLAGAAGALAAAPAGRLADRGRARWTTGLALGLLLLSWLPLGFTRTSLWALVVGAILLDLAVQAVHVTSQTLIYPLRPDAGSRLIGGYMIFYSVGSGLGAIGSTAVYAVAGWTGVCLLGALFSASALAVWGVKAAR; from the coding sequence GTGCATCGCGGTGTCGTCCTGTTGTTCGCCGTGGCCGCCGGGACGGCCGTCGCCACGATCTACTTCGCCCAGCCGTTGCTCGTCACCATGGGCACCGAGCTCGGTATCGCCTCCTCGACCGTCGGCGGCATCGTCACGCTCACCCAGCTCGGCTACGGCCTCGGCCTGTTTCTCCTGGTCCCGCTCGGCGACCTGCTCGACCGGCGGCGGCTCGTCGCCGGTCTGCTGACGCTGCTGGCGATCGCCGAACTGATCACCGCGACCGCCGTGAACGGCTTGACGCTGTTCGCCGGGATGGCGGCGATCGGCGTGCTCGCGGTGGTCACGCAGCTCCTGGTCGCGTTCGCGGCGTCGCTGGCCGCGCCCGCCGAACGCGGACGCGTGGTCGGTCTCGTGACGACCGGCGTCGTCCTCGGGATCCTGCTCGCGCGCACGGTGTCCGGCACACTGGCCGACCTCGCCGGCTGGCGCGCGGTGTACGTCGTGTCCGCCGGAGTGACGGTGGTGATCGCGATCGTGCTGTATCGCATCCTTCCCGCCACGGCGCCGGGCAAGACCATGGGCTACGGGCGGTTGCTGCGGTCCACGTTGTCCCTCTTCGCCGAGGAGCCGGTCTTCCGGACACGCGGAACGCTGGCGTTGCTGATCTTCGCCGCGTTCGGCACGTTGTGGAGCTCGGTCGCCTTGCCGCTCAGCGAGGACGGCCTGTCGCACACCGCCATCGGCGCGTTCGGGCTGGCCGGGGCCGCGGGCGCGCTGGCGGCGGCCCCCGCGGGACGGCTCGCCGATCGCGGCCGGGCGCGGTGGACGACCGGGCTCGCGCTCGGCCTGCTCCTGCTTTCCTGGCTACCGCTGGGTTTCACCCGCACGTCGCTGTGGGCGCTGGTGGTCGGCGCGATCCTGCTCGACCTCGCCGTCCAGGCCGTGCACGTCACGAGCCAGACCCTGATCTACCCGCTCCGGCCGGACGCCGGAAGCAGGTTGATCGGCGGGTACATGATCTTCTACTCCGTCGGCAGCGGCCTGGGCGCCATCGGCTCGACCGCCGTCTACGCCGTCGCCGGCTGGACGGGCGTCTGTCTGCTCGGCGCGCTGTTCAGCGCGTCGGCACTAGCCGTGTGGGGTGTCAAAGCCGCTCGATGA
- a CDS encoding acetyl-CoA C-acetyltransferase, whose protein sequence is MAEAYVLDAVRTPVGKRGGALSGVHSADLGAHVIQAVVERTGVEADLVDDVILGCCDTLGPQSGNIARTAWLAAGFGHHVPGVTIDRQCGSSQQAVHFAAQAVLSGTMDLVLAGGVQNMSAIPISAAMLAGREYGFEDPFSGSKGWQERYGSVEVSQFRSADMIAEHWDLTREAMEEFAFRSHRRAIAAIDEGRFAAEIAPFAGAALDEGPRRDTSLERMAGLKPLSEGSRITAAVASQISDGASAALIASEKFVEEHGLTPRARIHHLSVRAADPVWMLTGPIPATAHALRKTGLSIDDIDLFEVNEAFASVVLAWIEETGADPDRVNVNGGGIALGHPIGATGTKLFATLLHELERRGGRYGLQTMCEGGGTANVTIIERL, encoded by the coding sequence GTGGCTGAAGCTTATGTCCTGGACGCGGTCCGGACCCCGGTCGGCAAACGCGGGGGAGCGCTCAGCGGTGTCCATTCCGCCGACCTCGGCGCCCACGTCATCCAGGCCGTCGTCGAGCGAACGGGGGTCGAGGCCGACCTGGTCGACGACGTCATCCTCGGCTGTTGCGACACGCTCGGACCGCAGTCCGGGAACATCGCGCGCACGGCCTGGCTCGCCGCGGGTTTCGGGCACCACGTGCCGGGTGTGACGATCGACCGGCAGTGCGGTTCGAGCCAGCAGGCCGTGCACTTCGCCGCGCAGGCCGTGCTGTCCGGGACGATGGACCTCGTCCTCGCCGGCGGCGTGCAGAACATGAGCGCCATCCCGATCAGCGCGGCGATGCTGGCCGGGCGCGAGTACGGCTTCGAAGACCCGTTCTCCGGCTCGAAGGGCTGGCAGGAGCGGTACGGCAGCGTCGAGGTCTCGCAGTTCCGCAGTGCCGACATGATCGCCGAGCACTGGGATCTGACCCGTGAGGCGATGGAGGAGTTCGCCTTCCGCAGCCATCGGCGCGCGATCGCCGCCATCGACGAAGGCCGCTTCGCCGCCGAGATCGCTCCGTTCGCCGGTGCCGCCCTGGACGAGGGGCCCAGGCGCGACACCAGCTTGGAGCGGATGGCCGGCCTCAAACCGCTGAGCGAGGGTTCGCGCATCACCGCGGCCGTGGCCAGCCAGATCTCGGACGGCGCCAGCGCGGCCCTCATCGCGTCGGAGAAGTTCGTCGAGGAGCACGGGCTCACCCCGCGCGCCAGGATCCACCACCTTTCCGTGCGGGCGGCCGATCCGGTGTGGATGCTGACCGGGCCCATCCCGGCGACCGCGCACGCGCTGCGGAAGACCGGGCTGAGCATCGACGACATCGACCTGTTCGAGGTCAACGAGGCGTTCGCGAGTGTCGTCCTGGCGTGGATCGAGGAAACCGGCGCCGATCCGGACCGCGTCAACGTCAACGGCGGCGGGATCGCGCTCGGCCATCCCATCGGGGCGACCGGGACGAAACTGTTCGCGACTCTGCTGCACGAACTCGAACGGCGGGGCGGCCGCTACGGGTTGCAGACGATGTGCGAGGGCGGCGGCACGGCGAACGTCACCATCATCGAGCGGCTTTGA
- a CDS encoding TetR/AcrR family transcriptional regulator, translating to MKASPGSRRAELLALAAKLFAERGYVSTTVRDIADAAGILSGSLYHHFDSKESMADEILTGFLDELFGAYAEIVAEGKGPRETLEAVVVASFESIHRRPAEVAIYQSEAKHLMQLPRFGYLNDRNTEFRKLWNGILTDGIAAGVFREDLDVELTYRFIRDTVWVAVRWYNPGGTLSADDVAQQYLGILLDGIATKRRRRG from the coding sequence ATGAAAGCCAGCCCAGGGTCCCGCCGCGCCGAACTGCTCGCCCTGGCGGCGAAGCTGTTCGCCGAGCGCGGGTACGTCTCCACCACCGTGCGGGACATCGCGGACGCGGCGGGCATCCTTTCGGGCAGCCTCTACCACCATTTCGACTCGAAGGAGTCGATGGCCGACGAGATCCTCACCGGATTCCTCGACGAACTCTTCGGCGCCTACGCCGAGATCGTCGCGGAAGGGAAAGGCCCGCGGGAAACGCTCGAAGCCGTCGTCGTGGCGTCGTTCGAATCCATTCACCGGCGGCCCGCCGAGGTGGCGATCTACCAATCCGAGGCGAAGCATCTCATGCAGTTGCCGCGGTTCGGCTACCTCAACGACCGCAACACCGAATTCCGCAAACTGTGGAACGGGATCCTCACCGACGGCATCGCGGCCGGCGTGTTCCGCGAGGACCTCGACGTCGAACTGACCTACCGGTTCATCCGCGACACCGTCTGGGTGGCGGTGCGCTGGTACAACCCCGGCGGCACGCTGAGCGCGGACGACGTCGCGCAGCAGTACCTCGGGATCCTGCTGGACGGCATCGCGACGAAGAGGAGGCGGCGTGGCTGA
- a CDS encoding SDR family oxidoreductase: MIPVPKYPEGANLLRDKVVVVTAAAGTGIGSAVAKRAMEEGARVVISDWHERRLGEKAAELVDVHAIPCDVTQEDQVQALIDGAAARYGRIDVLINNAGLGGTKSIVDMTDDEWARVIDVTLNGTFRATRAAVNRFIAQGDGGVIVNNASVIGWRAQAGQAHYAAAKAGVMALTRCSAVDVAEHGIRVNAVAPSLAMHPFLAKVTSDELLTELTAREVSGRAAEPWEVANVMVFLASEYSSYLTGEVVSVSSQHA; encoded by the coding sequence GTGATCCCGGTGCCGAAGTACCCCGAGGGGGCGAATCTCCTGCGGGACAAGGTGGTCGTGGTGACGGCGGCGGCCGGCACCGGGATCGGTTCCGCGGTGGCGAAACGCGCGATGGAAGAGGGCGCCCGCGTCGTGATCAGCGACTGGCACGAGCGGCGGCTGGGCGAGAAGGCCGCCGAGCTCGTTGACGTGCACGCGATTCCCTGCGACGTCACGCAAGAAGATCAGGTACAGGCGCTCATCGACGGCGCCGCCGCGCGCTACGGCCGGATCGATGTACTCATCAACAACGCCGGTCTCGGCGGTACGAAGTCCATTGTGGACATGACTGACGACGAATGGGCGCGGGTCATCGACGTGACCCTCAACGGCACGTTCCGCGCGACGAGGGCCGCGGTGAACCGGTTCATCGCCCAAGGCGACGGAGGGGTGATCGTCAACAACGCGTCGGTGATCGGCTGGCGCGCGCAGGCCGGGCAGGCCCATTACGCGGCCGCGAAGGCGGGTGTCATGGCGCTCACCCGGTGTTCCGCCGTCGACGTCGCCGAACACGGCATCCGGGTCAACGCGGTCGCGCCGAGCCTGGCGATGCATCCGTTCCTGGCCAAGGTGACCAGCGACGAACTGCTCACCGAACTCACCGCGCGCGAGGTCTCGGGGAGGGCGGCGGAACCGTGGGAAGTGGCGAATGTGATGGTGTTCCTCGCCAGTGAGTACTCCTCGTACCTCACCGGCGAGGTCGTGTCCGTGAGTTCCCAGCATGCGTGA
- a CDS encoding acyl-CoA dehydrogenase family protein, whose translation MAQDGFRDRVRTWLAENLPPELRGSGGPGREHEAFDERVAWERRLAAAGWTCVGWPVEHGGQGATLDQQVVFHEEYARANAPARVSHLAQELLGPTLIAFGTPEQRKRFLPPIVAVEELWCQGYSEPGAGSDLAAVATTATLEGDEWVLNGQKVWTSLAHVADWCFVLARTEPGSKRHKGLSYLLVPMNQPGVEVRPIQQLTGTSEFNEVFFDGARTAKDLVVGEPGDGWRVAMGTLAFERGVATLGQQVGFRRELEELTRIAPDDPVIAERIDRAWVGLEVMRAQAIRTLGDSSPGVAEVSKLVWANWHRDLGELAMLVRGARGMVAEDGLDAWQRLFLFTRADTIYGGSNEIQRNVIAERVLGLPREVRP comes from the coding sequence GTGGCTCAGGACGGTTTCCGTGACCGTGTGCGCACCTGGCTGGCGGAGAACCTGCCGCCGGAACTGCGCGGTTCGGGTGGTCCGGGGCGGGAGCACGAGGCCTTCGACGAACGCGTGGCGTGGGAGCGGCGGCTCGCGGCGGCGGGCTGGACCTGCGTCGGCTGGCCGGTCGAGCACGGCGGACAGGGCGCGACGCTCGACCAGCAGGTCGTCTTCCACGAGGAGTACGCGCGAGCGAACGCCCCGGCGCGAGTGAGCCATCTCGCGCAAGAACTCCTCGGCCCCACGCTCATCGCGTTCGGCACGCCGGAACAACGGAAGCGGTTCCTTCCGCCGATCGTGGCCGTCGAAGAACTGTGGTGCCAAGGCTATTCCGAACCCGGCGCCGGTTCCGATCTCGCCGCCGTGGCGACCACGGCGACCCTCGAAGGCGACGAGTGGGTGCTGAACGGCCAGAAGGTGTGGACGTCCCTCGCGCACGTCGCCGACTGGTGTTTCGTCCTCGCCCGCACCGAGCCCGGCTCGAAACGCCACAAAGGACTGTCCTATTTGCTCGTCCCGATGAACCAGCCCGGTGTCGAGGTCCGGCCGATCCAACAGCTCACTGGGACTTCCGAGTTCAACGAGGTCTTCTTCGACGGCGCCCGCACGGCGAAAGACCTCGTGGTCGGCGAACCCGGCGACGGCTGGCGCGTGGCGATGGGCACCCTCGCCTTCGAACGTGGGGTCGCGACGCTCGGGCAGCAGGTCGGCTTCCGCCGGGAACTCGAAGAACTCACCAGGATCGCGCCGGACGACCCGGTGATCGCCGAACGGATCGACCGCGCCTGGGTGGGCCTGGAGGTCATGCGGGCGCAGGCGATCCGCACTCTCGGCGACTCGTCGCCGGGCGTGGCCGAGGTGTCCAAACTGGTCTGGGCGAACTGGCATCGCGACCTCGGGGAGCTCGCGATGCTCGTCCGCGGCGCGCGGGGAATGGTCGCGGAAGACGGGCTCGACGCCTGGCAACGGCTCTTCCTCTTCACCCGCGCCGACACGATCTACGGCGGATCCAACGAGATCCAGCGCAACGTCATCGCCGAGCGGGTGCTCGGCCTGCCAAGGGAGGTACGTCCGTGA
- a CDS encoding FadD3 family acyl-CoA ligase, protein MIEGTIPAALDRAAERFAGREALVDGEVRLTYAELARRVRQTARFFEGHERVAICSPNTWHWVVAGLGALYAGATLIPVNTRFTARETVDILERAKVSALAITGTFLGTDRLADLGSARPGTVVRIPVEGPEEPVDGVTEWEALSGLDSDFVSPAQPGDVSDILFTSGTTGRSKGAMSSHRQALSVAEAWAECGGLSEEDRYLVINPFFHSFGYKAGILAVVLRGATLVPQRTFDVRETLRLIESERITVLPGAPTIYQVLLEAPERGNHDLSSLRLAVTGAATVPVTLVERMRTDLDIDTVLTAYGLTEAVVATMSRPEDDIELVANFSGRATAGFEVKLGEHDEVLLRGPNVMLGYLDDPDATAKAVDADGWLHTGDVGVLNERGYLKIVDRIKDMYVCGGFNVYPAEVEQVLSRLAGVAEAAVVGVPDERLGEVGKAFIRLTPEASLSTEDVLAHCEGRLANYKTPRFVDFVAELPRNLSGKVLKRVLREENG, encoded by the coding sequence ATGATTGAAGGAACCATCCCGGCGGCGCTCGACAGGGCCGCGGAGCGCTTCGCCGGCCGGGAAGCGCTGGTCGACGGCGAAGTCCGGCTCACCTATGCCGAACTCGCCCGCCGGGTGCGGCAGACCGCGCGGTTCTTCGAGGGCCACGAACGGGTCGCGATCTGTTCCCCCAACACCTGGCATTGGGTCGTCGCCGGGCTCGGCGCGCTGTACGCCGGCGCGACGCTGATCCCGGTCAACACCCGCTTCACCGCGCGCGAAACCGTCGATATCCTCGAACGCGCGAAGGTTTCCGCGCTGGCGATCACCGGCACGTTCCTCGGCACGGACCGGCTGGCGGACCTCGGTTCCGCTCGCCCGGGCACCGTGGTGCGCATCCCCGTCGAAGGCCCCGAGGAGCCCGTCGACGGCGTCACGGAATGGGAGGCACTCTCCGGTCTCGACAGCGATTTCGTGAGTCCCGCACAACCCGGCGACGTCAGCGACATCCTGTTCACCTCCGGGACCACCGGCCGCAGCAAAGGCGCGATGAGCAGCCATCGGCAGGCACTGAGCGTCGCCGAAGCCTGGGCCGAGTGCGGCGGGTTGTCCGAAGAAGACCGGTACCTCGTGATCAACCCGTTCTTCCACAGCTTCGGCTACAAGGCGGGCATCCTCGCCGTCGTGCTGCGGGGCGCGACCCTGGTGCCCCAACGCACCTTCGACGTCCGGGAGACCCTGCGGCTCATCGAATCCGAGCGGATCACCGTGCTGCCCGGCGCGCCCACGATCTACCAGGTACTCCTGGAGGCGCCCGAACGCGGGAACCACGACCTCTCCAGCCTCCGGCTCGCGGTCACCGGTGCCGCCACCGTGCCGGTGACACTCGTCGAGCGGATGCGGACGGACCTGGACATCGACACGGTGCTCACCGCGTACGGCCTCACCGAAGCGGTGGTGGCCACGATGTCCCGCCCCGAGGACGACATCGAACTGGTGGCGAACTTCTCCGGCCGCGCGACGGCCGGCTTCGAAGTGAAACTCGGCGAGCACGACGAAGTCCTGCTGCGCGGGCCCAACGTGATGCTCGGCTATCTCGACGATCCTGACGCCACCGCGAAGGCCGTCGACGCCGACGGCTGGCTGCACACCGGTGATGTCGGCGTGCTGAACGAACGCGGGTACCTGAAGATCGTCGACCGGATCAAGGACATGTACGTCTGCGGCGGGTTCAACGTCTACCCGGCCGAGGTCGAGCAAGTGCTGAGCCGCCTGGCCGGGGTCGCCGAAGCCGCCGTCGTCGGCGTGCCGGACGAACGGCTCGGCGAGGTCGGCAAGGCGTTCATCCGGCTCACCCCTGAGGCCTCACTGTCCACAGAGGACGTACTTGCCCATTGCGAAGGCCGGTTGGCCAACTACAAGACTCCTCGATTTGTCGACTTCGTGGCGGAGCTTCCGCGAAACCTGTCGGGGAAGGTACTGAAACGCGTGTTGCGGGAGGAGAACGGATGA
- a CDS encoding enoyl-CoA hydratase translates to MTVEYERRGPVAVVTMNRPEYRNAQNSAMTYALDAAFTRAVDDPEVKVIVLAGAGKHFSAGHDIGTPERDVDVSFERKAVLWWDHVGAEGGDQRFARESEVYLGMCRRWREIPKPTIASVQGACIAGALMLAWVCDMIVASDDAFFADPVVRMGIPGVEYFAHPWVLGPRAAKEVLFTGERFTAQQAKEWGMLNRVVPRADLETETMALAEKIAVMPRMGLALAKKAVNQAEDLMGLRSGMDSVFGLHHFAHAHNAEVSGGDSLGGQDARSMRDASS, encoded by the coding sequence ATGACCGTCGAGTACGAGCGGCGCGGGCCGGTGGCCGTCGTCACGATGAACCGGCCGGAGTACCGGAACGCGCAGAACTCGGCGATGACCTACGCGCTCGACGCCGCGTTCACCCGCGCCGTCGACGATCCCGAGGTCAAGGTGATCGTGCTGGCCGGCGCGGGCAAGCATTTCTCCGCCGGGCACGACATCGGGACACCGGAACGCGACGTGGACGTCTCGTTCGAACGCAAGGCGGTGCTGTGGTGGGACCACGTCGGCGCCGAGGGCGGTGATCAGCGGTTCGCCCGCGAGTCCGAGGTCTACCTCGGCATGTGCCGCCGGTGGCGCGAGATCCCGAAGCCGACCATCGCGAGTGTGCAGGGCGCGTGCATCGCGGGCGCTTTGATGCTGGCGTGGGTATGCGACATGATCGTCGCCTCCGACGACGCGTTCTTCGCCGATCCCGTGGTGCGGATGGGAATTCCCGGCGTCGAGTACTTCGCGCATCCCTGGGTCCTCGGCCCGCGCGCGGCCAAGGAGGTGCTGTTCACCGGAGAGCGCTTCACAGCGCAACAGGCCAAGGAATGGGGCATGCTGAACCGCGTCGTCCCCCGCGCCGACCTCGAAACCGAGACGATGGCGCTGGCGGAGAAGATCGCGGTGATGCCGCGGATGGGGCTCGCGCTCGCCAAGAAGGCCGTCAACCAGGCCGAGGATCTGATGGGTCTCCGGTCCGGAATGGACTCCGTGTTCGGGCTGCATCATTTCGCGCACGCGCACAACGCCGAGGTCTCCGGCGGCGACTCGCTGGGCGGGCAGGACGCGCGCTCGATGCGGGACGCGAGTTCGTGA